One part of the Aliivibrio fischeri ATCC 7744 = JCM 18803 = DSM 507 genome encodes these proteins:
- the kdsD gene encoding arabinose-5-phosphate isomerase KdsD: MATQFDFCKAGKNVLQIEIDALTQLSNYINDDFTKACQLMLECKQKVVVMGMGKSGHIGNKIAATLASTGTPSFFVHPGEASHGDLGMIEKGDIVIAISNSGEASEILALLPVIKRLGITLITMTGKPESSMVKVADVNLQITVPQEACPLGLAPTSSTTATLAMGDAFAVALLQARGFTADDFALSHPGGALGRKLLLLLSDIMHTGDELPMVTADALIKTALLEVSEKGLGMTAIVDNEQKVIGIFTDGDLRRLLDNKIDIHTQTIGEVMTHSPAVANPNLLAVEGLNLMQDKKINGLLLCDETHRLVGALNMHDLLKAGVM, translated from the coding sequence ATGGCAACTCAGTTTGATTTCTGCAAAGCAGGAAAAAATGTTCTTCAAATTGAAATCGATGCTCTTACCCAACTCAGCAATTACATTAACGATGACTTCACTAAAGCGTGTCAATTAATGCTTGAATGCAAGCAAAAAGTTGTTGTTATGGGAATGGGTAAATCAGGTCACATTGGTAATAAGATTGCAGCTACCTTAGCAAGTACAGGCACTCCCTCTTTCTTTGTACACCCTGGCGAAGCAAGCCATGGTGATTTAGGCATGATTGAAAAAGGCGATATTGTTATTGCTATTTCTAACTCAGGTGAAGCGTCTGAAATCCTTGCTTTACTGCCAGTAATTAAACGTCTAGGTATCACGTTAATTACAATGACAGGTAAACCGGAATCTAGCATGGTAAAAGTCGCTGATGTGAACCTTCAAATTACGGTTCCTCAAGAAGCTTGCCCTCTTGGTTTAGCGCCAACATCAAGTACAACAGCAACCCTTGCTATGGGAGACGCTTTTGCTGTTGCGCTTCTTCAAGCAAGAGGCTTTACTGCTGATGACTTTGCTTTATCACATCCAGGTGGCGCTTTGGGTCGTAAATTACTACTCTTATTATCAGACATCATGCATACAGGTGATGAATTGCCAATGGTTACGGCTGATGCTCTTATTAAAACAGCACTTTTAGAAGTGTCTGAAAAAGGGTTAGGAATGACAGCTATCGTTGATAACGAGCAAAAAGTAATTGGTATCTTCACTGATGGTGACTTACGTCGCCTTTTAGATAATAAGATCGATATCCATACTCAAACTATTGGAGAAGTAATGACACACTCTCCAGCGGTTGCTAATCCAAACTTACTTGCTGTTGAAGGTCTAAACCTAATGCAAGATAAGAAAATAAATGGATTATTACTTTGTGATGAAACTCATCGCTTAGTTGGTGCATTGAATATGCATGACTTATTAAAAGCGGGAGTGATGTAA
- a CDS encoding calcium/sodium antiporter: MTELLMPTLLLIVGLSLLVWGADKLVFGSAALARNYGISPLVIGMTILAMGSSAPEMMVSAAAALDGKTDTAVGNVIGSNIANIALILGITALIKPLAISSAIIRRELPLMLMVTLLAGGIMFNNYLGFYEGLLLIGLFACFIIAMLYISKNEQQNGDILLEEQESEIPEGVANGKALFWVVVGLILLPVGANMLIDNAVVIAKYFGMSDLVIGLTIIALGTSLPELAASVAGVLKGEDDMAAGNIIGSNVFNILAVMGIPALINPSEISPDLMGRDFYVMLGVSILLLIMALGKSRSINRIEGGILVTCFCVYQGYLFLNMG; the protein is encoded by the coding sequence ATGACAGAGCTGCTCATGCCAACTCTACTTCTTATCGTCGGTCTATCTCTATTGGTTTGGGGCGCCGATAAACTGGTATTTGGTTCTGCTGCCTTAGCGAGAAACTATGGTATTTCCCCTCTTGTAATTGGTATGACTATCTTAGCCATGGGCTCGTCTGCACCAGAAATGATGGTGTCAGCTGCAGCTGCTTTAGATGGAAAAACAGATACTGCGGTTGGTAACGTTATTGGTTCAAACATTGCGAACATCGCGTTAATTTTAGGTATTACCGCCTTAATTAAACCATTAGCAATCAGCTCAGCAATCATCCGTCGCGAACTACCATTAATGCTGATGGTTACGTTATTAGCTGGTGGTATTATGTTTAATAACTACCTTGGCTTTTATGAAGGTTTATTGTTAATTGGCCTTTTTGCTTGCTTCATCATTGCAATGCTATACATCAGTAAAAACGAACAACAAAACGGGGATATTCTTCTTGAAGAACAAGAATCTGAAATCCCAGAAGGCGTGGCAAACGGTAAAGCTCTTTTCTGGGTTGTTGTAGGTCTTATCTTACTTCCTGTGGGTGCAAACATGCTGATTGATAATGCCGTTGTTATCGCTAAATACTTTGGTATGAGTGATTTAGTTATCGGCTTAACTATCATTGCATTAGGTACAAGCCTTCCTGAGTTAGCGGCTTCTGTTGCTGGTGTGCTTAAAGGTGAAGATGATATGGCTGCAGGTAATATCATTGGCTCAAACGTATTTAATATTCTTGCAGTAATGGGAATTCCGGCATTAATTAATCCATCAGAAATCAGTCCTGATCTTATGGGCCGTGATTTCTATGTAATGCTAGGTGTATCCATCTTATTACTCATTATGGCATTAGGAAAAAGCCGCAGTATTAATCGCATAGAAGGCGGTATTTTGGTGACGTGTTTCTGTGTCTACCAAGGCTATTTATTTCTAAATATGGGTTAA
- the mlaF gene encoding phospholipid ABC transporter ATP-binding protein MlaF gives MGTQSTLIKIENLTFKRGERIIFDDISLSVPKGKITAIMGPSGIGKTTLLRLIGGQILPESGNIHFEEWNIPKLGRKALYLARKKMGMLFQSGALFTDMNVFDNVAFPLREHTQLPEKLIRTLVLLKLEAVGLRGAAQLMPSELSGGMARRAALARAIALDPDLIMYDEPFVGQDPITMGVLVDLIRNLNDALGLTSVVVSHDVPEVMSIADHVYLLANGKIIAQGSPQELEQNPDPQVRQFLDGESDGPVPFRFPANTLNEDLFSHE, from the coding sequence ATGGGTACGCAGAGCACACTGATTAAAATAGAGAATCTAACCTTTAAACGTGGTGAGCGTATTATTTTTGATGATATTAGTTTGTCTGTTCCAAAAGGGAAGATAACGGCGATCATGGGGCCATCAGGAATTGGTAAAACCACATTATTACGGTTAATTGGTGGGCAAATACTTCCTGAATCAGGAAACATCCATTTTGAAGAGTGGAATATCCCCAAATTAGGGCGTAAAGCTCTGTATTTAGCTCGTAAGAAAATGGGGATGTTATTTCAATCTGGCGCATTATTTACGGATATGAACGTATTCGATAATGTGGCTTTTCCTTTGAGGGAACACACTCAATTGCCTGAAAAACTGATCCGTACATTGGTTCTCTTAAAACTTGAAGCTGTGGGGCTACGTGGTGCCGCTCAGTTGATGCCAAGTGAACTCTCTGGTGGGATGGCAAGACGTGCGGCATTAGCTCGTGCAATCGCATTAGACCCTGACTTAATAATGTACGACGAACCTTTTGTTGGTCAAGACCCTATAACGATGGGGGTATTGGTTGATTTAATTCGTAATCTAAATGATGCGTTAGGATTAACCTCTGTCGTTGTTTCACATGACGTTCCTGAAGTGATGAGTATTGCAGATCATGTCTATTTACTCGCTAACGGTAAAATTATTGCACAAGGTTCACCACAAGAATTGGAGCAAAATCCCGATCCTCAAGTTCGACAATTTTTGGATGGTGAATCTGATGGACCAGTACCATTTCGCTTTCCGGCTAATACATTAAATGAGGATCTTTTCTCTCATGAGTAA
- the mlaE gene encoding lipid asymmetry maintenance ABC transporter permease subunit MlaE has protein sequence MSNFSLVSSIEQIGRRALSVCEAFGRATFMLLGAIFAKPQPIKMFPLLLKQLYSVGVLSLVIIVVSGLFIGMVISLQGYIILVDYGAETSLGQLVSLSLLRELGPVVTALLFAGRAGSALTAEIGLMKTTEQISSMEMMAVDPLRQIIAPRLWAGIISMPILAVIFMAVGIWGGQIVGVEWKGIDYGSFWSVMQSSVDVRYDIVNSLIKCVVFAFIVTWIALFNGYDATPTSEGISLATTRTVVHSSLAVLGIDFVLTALMFGN, from the coding sequence ATGAGTAATTTTTCACTTGTCTCTTCAATAGAACAGATAGGACGACGCGCTTTATCGGTTTGTGAAGCCTTTGGGCGTGCAACCTTTATGTTGCTTGGCGCGATATTTGCGAAACCTCAACCAATAAAAATGTTTCCTTTGCTGCTAAAGCAACTCTATTCCGTAGGTGTTTTATCTTTAGTGATTATTGTGGTGTCAGGACTCTTTATTGGAATGGTAATCAGCTTGCAAGGTTATATTATTTTAGTTGATTACGGGGCTGAGACCAGTTTAGGGCAGCTTGTTTCTTTATCACTACTTAGAGAGTTAGGCCCTGTGGTAACTGCATTGCTGTTTGCTGGCCGTGCGGGTTCTGCATTAACCGCTGAAATTGGATTAATGAAAACCACCGAACAAATTTCAAGTATGGAAATGATGGCTGTAGACCCGTTGCGTCAAATTATTGCACCTCGTTTATGGGCAGGGATCATTTCGATGCCAATTCTCGCTGTCATCTTTATGGCTGTGGGTATTTGGGGAGGGCAAATTGTCGGAGTCGAATGGAAAGGGATTGATTACGGCAGTTTTTGGTCGGTAATGCAATCATCGGTTGATGTGCGATATGACATTGTAAATAGCTTAATTAAATGTGTGGTGTTTGCATTTATTGTTACATGGATTGCTCTGTTTAATGGTTATGATGCAACGCCTACTTCTGAAGGTATTTCATTGGCAACGACACGCACAGTAGTGCACTCTTCGTTGGCGGTATTAGGTATTGATTTTGTGCTTACGGCACTGATGTTTGGGAACTAA
- the mlaD gene encoding outer membrane lipid asymmetry maintenance protein MlaD: protein MQQTRKVEFFVGLFVLAGMAALLMLLLKVADVRSGGSGEYYTLNAQFDNIGSLKSRSPVKVGGVVIGRVDNITLDKESYLPIVSMQIDKQFGAFPETSAAQILTSGLIGEQYIGIVPGFIDEDIDMLGNGDFIEDTKSALVLEDMIGQVLYSIGGDSSEASEEE from the coding sequence ATGCAACAGACACGTAAAGTAGAATTTTTTGTTGGCCTTTTTGTATTAGCAGGAATGGCCGCTTTACTGATGTTATTACTTAAAGTTGCGGATGTTCGCAGTGGTGGTAGTGGTGAGTATTACACTCTAAATGCTCAATTTGATAACATCGGAAGTTTAAAATCACGCTCACCAGTAAAAGTCGGTGGTGTTGTTATTGGCCGTGTAGATAACATTACTCTTGATAAAGAAAGTTATTTGCCTATCGTAAGCATGCAAATTGACAAACAGTTTGGTGCTTTTCCTGAAACCTCAGCGGCTCAAATTTTAACGTCAGGTCTGATTGGTGAACAATACATCGGGATTGTTCCTGGGTTTATTGACGAAGATATTGATATGTTAGGTAATGGTGATTTTATTGAAGATACCAAATCAGCATTGGTATTAGAGGATATGATCGGGCAAGTGCTATACAGCATTGGTGGTGATTCGTCAGAAGCAAGTGAGGAAGAGTAA
- the mlaC gene encoding phospholipid-binding protein MlaC, giving the protein MKQWISAVIVVICFFSSAINAQEIDKTKPYEMMAQVSEITFARLKSEQSAIKTDPNILKTVVDEELMPYVNVKYAAYKLLGTHLKKTTPEERAEFVTAFRDYLVASYAQVLTLYTDQKIVLEKAKKIPEGKRIISVRVDILDSARPTVKVDFKLRKNKKTGEWQAFDMVAEGVSLLSTKQSEWNGKIRKEGISSVSAELRSLAKQPIRLEGNK; this is encoded by the coding sequence ATGAAACAGTGGATAAGTGCAGTTATAGTCGTAATTTGTTTTTTTTCATCAGCGATTAATGCTCAAGAGATAGATAAAACAAAACCTTATGAAATGATGGCACAAGTATCTGAAATTACTTTTGCTCGATTAAAATCAGAGCAGAGTGCAATAAAAACGGACCCAAATATTTTAAAAACGGTCGTTGATGAAGAGTTAATGCCGTATGTAAATGTAAAATATGCAGCTTACAAATTATTAGGGACACACTTAAAGAAAACTACACCAGAAGAGCGAGCAGAGTTCGTGACTGCTTTTCGTGATTATTTAGTTGCCTCTTATGCTCAAGTTTTAACGTTATATACAGATCAAAAAATTGTATTAGAAAAAGCGAAAAAAATACCGGAAGGAAAAAGAATCATCAGTGTTCGTGTTGATATCTTAGATTCAGCTCGTCCGACCGTAAAAGTCGATTTCAAACTGCGTAAGAATAAAAAAACAGGTGAATGGCAGGCCTTTGATATGGTCGCTGAAGGAGTAAGCCTTTTATCGACTAAGCAGTCTGAGTGGAATGGTAAAATTCGCAAAGAAGGCATCAGCTCAGTAAGTGCTGAGTTACGCTCTTTAGCTAAGCAACCAATTCGATTAGAAGGCAATAAATAA
- a CDS encoding STAS domain-containing protein, with protein MPVIDLCVTKVDEISFKGALDRETVPNIWNKLTKWQPNLSQVKVDLAHVNRIDSAGLVLLLHLIEHAKNQNCHIMFTFVPDQLITLIQLSNVESLFADHINNAKVE; from the coding sequence ATGCCTGTTATCGATTTATGTGTAACTAAAGTTGATGAAATAAGCTTCAAAGGTGCTCTTGATCGTGAGACTGTGCCTAATATTTGGAATAAATTGACAAAGTGGCAACCTAATTTGAGTCAAGTAAAGGTAGACTTAGCTCACGTTAATCGCATTGACTCTGCAGGGCTTGTATTACTTTTACACCTAATAGAGCATGCAAAAAATCAAAACTGTCATATAATGTTTACTTTCGTCCCAGATCAGCTCATTACTTTAATTCAATTAAGTAATGTGGAATCATTGTTTGCTGATCATATAAATAACGCAAAGGTAGAGTAA
- the ibaG gene encoding BolA family iron metabolism protein IbaG produces the protein MDSAEIKELLDAALQLEEIHVKGEGSHFEVIAVDASFAGMSRVKKQQTIYGPLMEHISTNTIHALSIKAFTPEEWARDKKLNSLF, from the coding sequence ATGGATAGCGCCGAGATTAAAGAGTTACTAGACGCAGCACTTCAACTAGAAGAGATACATGTAAAAGGCGAAGGAAGCCATTTCGAAGTCATTGCTGTTGACGCATCATTCGCAGGTATGAGCCGAGTGAAAAAACAACAAACCATCTATGGACCTTTGATGGAGCATATCTCAACGAACACAATTCATGCTCTATCAATAAAAGCGTTTACTCCTGAAGAGTGGGCACGTGATAAAAAATTAAATAGCTTATTCTAA
- the murA gene encoding UDP-N-acetylglucosamine 1-carboxyvinyltransferase codes for MYKFRIQGSDKPLSGEVTISGAKNAALPILFASLLAEEPVEVANVPKLRDVDTTMELLKRLGAEVSRNGSVHIDASGVNDFCAPYDLVKTMRASIWALGPLVARFGKGQVSLPGGCAIGARPVDLHIHGLEQLGATIKLEEGYVKAEVDGRLKGAHIVMDKVSVGATITVMCAATLAEGTTVLENAAREPEIVDTANFLNAIGAKVSGMGTDTITIEGVERLGGGYHEVVADRIETGTFLVAAAVSGGKIVCKNTKAHLLEAVLAKLEEAGADVQTGDDWISLDMTGRELKAVNIRTAPHPAFPTDMQAQFTLLNMMAKGSGIITETIFENRFMHIPELQRMGAHAEIEGNTAICGDTDGLSGAQVMATDLRASASLVIAGCIAKGETIVDRIYHIDRGYDKIEDKLTALGANIERVHSDDL; via the coding sequence ATGTATAAGTTTCGAATTCAAGGAAGTGATAAGCCACTTTCTGGCGAAGTTACAATTTCTGGTGCAAAAAATGCTGCACTACCAATTCTATTTGCTTCGTTGCTTGCAGAAGAACCTGTTGAAGTAGCAAATGTACCGAAACTTCGTGATGTTGACACCACGATGGAACTGTTAAAGCGTTTAGGTGCTGAAGTATCTCGTAACGGTTCTGTTCATATTGATGCAAGTGGCGTAAATGACTTCTGTGCACCTTATGATTTAGTAAAAACAATGCGTGCATCAATTTGGGCGTTAGGTCCATTGGTTGCTCGTTTTGGTAAAGGTCAGGTTTCATTACCTGGTGGTTGTGCTATCGGTGCTCGTCCTGTTGATCTTCATATTCACGGATTAGAGCAACTAGGCGCAACAATCAAACTTGAAGAAGGTTATGTAAAAGCGGAAGTTGATGGTCGCCTTAAAGGTGCTCATATCGTAATGGACAAAGTCAGTGTTGGTGCAACCATTACTGTTATGTGTGCAGCAACATTAGCTGAAGGCACGACGGTATTAGAAAACGCAGCGCGTGAACCTGAAATTGTTGATACTGCTAATTTCCTTAATGCTATCGGCGCTAAAGTGTCTGGTATGGGTACCGATACAATTACTATCGAAGGTGTTGAGCGCTTAGGTGGTGGTTATCACGAAGTGGTTGCTGACCGTATTGAAACAGGTACGTTCCTTGTTGCTGCTGCGGTATCTGGCGGTAAGATCGTTTGTAAGAATACAAAAGCACATCTACTTGAAGCGGTACTTGCTAAACTTGAAGAAGCGGGTGCAGACGTTCAAACTGGTGATGATTGGATTAGCTTAGATATGACTGGCCGTGAGTTAAAGGCGGTAAATATCCGTACTGCACCACACCCAGCATTCCCTACCGATATGCAAGCTCAATTCACACTTTTAAATATGATGGCCAAAGGTTCAGGTATCATTACTGAAACGATTTTCGAAAACCGTTTCATGCACATTCCTGAATTGCAACGTATGGGTGCTCATGCTGAAATCGAAGGTAATACTGCTATTTGTGGTGATACTGATGGTTTAAGTGGTGCTCAGGTTATGGCGACAGATTTACGTGCATCAGCAAGCCTTGTGATCGCAGGTTGTATAGCAAAAGGTGAAACAATTGTTGATCGAATTTATCATATCGACCGTGGATATGATAAGATTGAAGACAAGTTAACCGCTTTAGGTGCAAATATTGAGCGAGTTCATAGCGACGACTTATAA
- a CDS encoding 1-acylglycerol-3-phosphate O-acyltransferase, translated as MIALLRLIALAIFAVFTFVFGCGYCLLSPRNPKHVYTFGRLFARMSRVFGIKLEIRVPESAKSSEPSLYIANHQNNWDLFTVSGAIQPRTVTVGKKSLAWMPLFGQLYWITGNILIDRNNRSKAVGTIAQVAENIKKRNVSVWMFPEGTRSRGRGLLPFKTGAFHAAIAADVPVTPIVCSNTQGNIKLNRWNNGHVIVEILPPISSEGYEKDNVRELANLCREQMITKLEELNKEVAERNQA; from the coding sequence ATGATCGCATTGTTACGCCTGATTGCTTTGGCTATCTTTGCTGTCTTTACTTTTGTGTTTGGTTGCGGTTATTGCTTATTAAGCCCTCGTAATCCAAAGCACGTTTATACTTTTGGTCGCTTATTTGCTCGAATGTCACGTGTTTTTGGTATCAAACTAGAAATTCGTGTACCTGAGAGTGCAAAAAGTTCAGAGCCAAGTTTATACATTGCGAATCACCAAAATAACTGGGATCTTTTCACTGTTTCTGGTGCTATTCAACCAAGAACCGTAACGGTTGGTAAGAAAAGCTTAGCTTGGATGCCATTATTTGGTCAGCTTTACTGGATTACAGGGAATATTTTGATCGACCGTAACAATCGCAGTAAAGCGGTAGGTACGATTGCTCAAGTGGCAGAGAATATTAAAAAGCGTAATGTTTCTGTTTGGATGTTTCCTGAGGGAACGCGTTCACGTGGACGTGGATTGCTACCGTTTAAAACAGGCGCTTTTCATGCCGCTATTGCAGCAGATGTGCCTGTAACTCCGATTGTTTGTAGTAATACTCAAGGCAATATTAAGTTAAATCGTTGGAATAATGGACACGTAATTGTTGAAATTTTGCCGCCGATCAGCAGTGAAGGGTACGAAAAAGACAATGTGCGTGAATTAGCTAATTTGTGCCGTGAGCAGATGATTACTAAATTAGAAGAATTAAATAAAGAAGTTGCAGAGCGCAACCAAGCGTAA
- the idi gene encoding isopentenyl-diphosphate Delta-isomerase yields the protein MTEYVVLVNEQGDAIGTMEKLEVHEKGLLHLAFSVLLYRETDLGKEFLLQKRAECKYHSKNKWSNTCCSHPRVNENVEAAGTRRLNEEIGITGVLPEQFINLGWFIYQAELENGLSEHEQDYILIANTPDVSFILNPEEVSDIQWWSEADIEKELKANPDTFSVWFPTVYKKVLTHLHQAN from the coding sequence ATGACAGAATATGTAGTACTTGTGAATGAGCAAGGTGATGCCATTGGTACAATGGAAAAATTAGAAGTGCATGAGAAAGGCTTGTTACATCTCGCTTTTTCAGTATTGCTCTATCGTGAAACGGATTTAGGAAAAGAGTTTTTATTACAAAAGCGTGCCGAGTGTAAATATCACAGTAAGAACAAATGGAGTAATACCTGTTGTTCTCACCCCCGAGTGAATGAAAACGTAGAGGCGGCGGGTACGCGACGTTTAAATGAAGAGATTGGTATAACTGGTGTTTTACCTGAGCAGTTCATAAATCTTGGTTGGTTTATTTATCAAGCTGAATTAGAAAATGGATTGAGTGAGCATGAGCAAGATTATATTTTGATTGCTAACACTCCAGATGTGAGTTTTATATTGAACCCTGAAGAAGTCAGTGACATTCAGTGGTGGAGTGAAGCTGATATTGAAAAAGAACTGAAAGCAAACCCAGATACTTTTTCTGTCTGGTTTCCTACAGTTTATAAGAAAGTACTTACTCACCTACATCAAGCGAACTAA
- a CDS encoding IS3 family transposase (programmed frameshift): MTNQEKTKNKRTQRDYSLGFKLQLVAAIEKGDMTYKQAQNIYGIQGRSTVLTWLRKHGKMDWSQSPKIIMPKSPKAKESPAQKIKRLERELDDERMRNLLLNEVVNIMDAEHGAGLRKKYIGQGARSLQKQKMISLERASQLLGITRQCIYQQERRALKRAVELSPVKNMVQEIRRYMPRIGGKKLYFLLKPKFITHGIKLGRDNFFSYLRNECLLVKPKRSYTKTTYSKHWMKKHPNLLKEVTPQASEEVFVSDITYVQSQKGIHYLSLVTDAYSRKIMGYELSDEMKATDVVKALDMAIDSRQYQRSTIHHSDRGLQYCSKVYQEKLNKNDIKPSMTDGYDCYQNALAERINGILKQEFLLYDCKDLEELRHLVEESIFIYNEMRPHLSLGMSTPNQVHKKAKCVRT, encoded by the exons ATGACAAATCAAGAAAAAACAAAGAATAAGCGAACTCAACGCGATTATTCATTAGGCTTTAAATTGCAGCTTGTTGCCGCTATAGAAAAAGGCGATATGACCTATAAGCAAGCTCAAAACATTTATGGCATTCAAGGTCGATCTACCGTACTTACTTGGTTAAGAAAACACGGTAAGATGGACTGGTCTCAATCACCTAAGATTATTATGCCTAAATCCCCGAAAGCGAAAGAATCGCCTGCACAAAAAATTAAACGTTTAGAGCGAGAGCTTGATGATGAAAGAATGCGTAATTTATTACTTAATGAAGTAGTGAATATCATGGACGCAGAACATGGTGCAGGCCTTAGAAAAAAGTATATTG GCCAAGGAGCAAGAAGTCTTCAAAAGCAGAAAATGATCAGCTTAGAGCGAGCTAGTCAGCTACTTGGCATTACAAGACAATGTATATACCAACAAGAACGTAGAGCTCTGAAACGTGCCGTTGAACTTTCACCGGTTAAAAATATGGTGCAAGAAATTCGTCGATATATGCCTCGTATTGGAGGTAAAAAATTATATTTTTTACTTAAGCCCAAATTCATCACTCATGGCATAAAGTTAGGCAGAGATAACTTTTTTTCCTATTTAAGAAATGAGTGCTTATTAGTAAAACCTAAACGAAGTTATACAAAAACTACCTATAGTAAGCATTGGATGAAAAAACATCCTAATTTACTTAAAGAAGTAACACCTCAAGCATCTGAAGAGGTTTTTGTTAGTGATATCACTTACGTTCAATCACAAAAAGGTATTCATTATTTATCTTTAGTAACAGATGCTTATAGTCGAAAGATAATGGGATATGAATTAAGTGATGAAATGAAAGCTACTGATGTAGTCAAAGCTCTTGATATGGCGATAGATAGCCGTCAATATCAAAGGAGTACGATTCATCATTCAGACCGAGGATTACAGTATTGTTCAAAGGTTTATCAGGAAAAATTGAATAAAAATGATATTAAGCCATCAATGACGGATGGTTATGATTGCTATCAAAATGCATTAGCAGAGCGAATAAATGGGATACTTAAACAAGAGTTTCTTTTGTATGACTGTAAAGATTTAGAGGAGTTAAGGCATTTAGTTGAAGAATCTATTTTTATTTATAATGAAATGCGGCCACATTTAAGCTTGGGAATGAGTACACCAAATCAAGTACACAAAAAAGCCAAGTGCGTACGCACTTAG
- a CDS encoding RidA family protein translates to MTKVLHTDNAPAAIGPYIQGVDLGNMVLTSGQIPVNPATGEVSDDIAEQARQSLENVKAVVEASGLTVSDIVKMTVFVKDLNDFGTVNEVYGNFFDEHKVANYPARSCVEVARLPKDVGIEIEAIAVRK, encoded by the coding sequence ATGACTAAAGTTCTTCATACAGATAATGCACCAGCAGCTATTGGCCCATATATTCAAGGTGTTGACCTTGGTAATATGGTACTAACTTCAGGCCAAATCCCTGTAAACCCTGCAACAGGTGAAGTATCTGACGATATCGCTGAGCAAGCACGCCAATCACTAGAGAACGTAAAAGCCGTTGTTGAAGCTTCAGGCCTAACTGTATCTGACATTGTAAAAATGACAGTTTTTGTAAAAGATCTTAATGACTTTGGCACAGTAAACGAAGTATATGGTAACTTCTTCGATGAACACAAAGTTGCAAACTACCCTGCTCGCTCTTGTGTTGAAGTAGCTCGTCTACCAAAAGATGTTGGTATCGAAATCGAAGCTATTGCAGTTCGTAAATAA
- the pyrI gene encoding aspartate carbamoyltransferase regulatory subunit, with translation MANKTQLRVEAINNGTVIDHIPANIGIKVLKLFQMDKSAERVTVGLNLPSSALGAKDLLKIENTFITPEQASKLALYAPHATVNQIENYEVVKKIPLVLPEQITGVFECPNSNCITHGEPVDSSFKVLTKKEDIHLKCKYCEKVYSREVVTDLN, from the coding sequence ATGGCTAACAAAACTCAATTACGTGTTGAAGCAATCAACAACGGTACGGTAATCGATCATATTCCCGCTAATATTGGGATTAAAGTGCTTAAATTATTCCAAATGGATAAAAGTGCAGAGCGTGTGACTGTAGGTTTGAATTTACCTTCATCAGCGCTTGGTGCAAAAGATTTATTAAAAATTGAAAACACATTTATTACTCCAGAACAGGCAAGCAAGCTTGCATTATATGCACCGCATGCAACAGTTAACCAGATTGAGAACTATGAAGTAGTAAAGAAAATACCATTAGTACTACCAGAACAGATCACGGGTGTTTTTGAGTGTCCAAACAGTAACTGTATTACTCACGGTGAGCCGGTAGACAGCAGCTTCAAAGTTCTAACAAAGAAAGAAGATATTCATCTGAAATGCAAATACTGTGAGAAAGTATACTCACGTGAAGTAGTCACAGACTTAAATTAA